In Coraliomargarita parva, the genomic stretch GCGAAGCTGACGCAGCGCTTCGTAGGTCGCAATGCCCGCCGCCGTCGACAGGTTCAGGGAACGCAAATCCGTATTCGCATGCGGGATCGTCAAACGCTGCCCCTCCATTTCCGTATGCAGCCACTCGGGCGCGCCATGTCCTTCATTGCCAAAAACAAGGCCGTCATCCTCCGCGTAACTCACATCCCAGTAGACATGATCGGCTTTGGTGGTAAAAAGCCAAAGTCTTCGCGGCGCGAAGGGGCTCACACGGAAGGACTCCCAATCTTCATGGTGATGCACATCCAGCGAATGCCAGTAGTCCATTCCGCTCCGCTTCAGATGCTTGTCCGTAATCGTAAACCCAAGCGGGTGGATCAGGTGCAAACGGCTTTTCGTGATCGCGCACAAGCGGCCTATATTTCCCGTGTTCTGAGGGATCTCCGGATTAAAGAGAACGAGGTGCAACATCCGTCGGCTGTACTAGGAAACTAGGCGGTCCCAGTTGACCACAATCACGGAAACCCAGCAGATAAAGCAGTTCAGCAAGGCAATCAGGACGGCCGCGCTGCCCATATCCTTGGCCCGCTTCGCCAACGGCCGATTCTTCATCGAGATGTCATCAACCACCGCTTCGATGCCCGAATTGAGCAGTTCCACGATGAGTATCAGCAAGACACTCCCGACCAGAAACAGGTGATGCGTCAGTTCAACACGGAGCAGAAAGGACAGAGGAATGAGCACACAGGCCAGAAGCGCTTCCTGCCGGAAAGCCGCTTCATGCTTAAAGCTCGAAGCAATACCTTCGAACGAATAATACAGCGCTTTGAACAAACGCTTCACGCCGGTGTTCTTGTAGGCCTTTGGATCAATCTCTTCGGAATTCATAGAGCACGATGTGTCGGCATGCCATGCATCATAATCACAGACAGATGTCGACTGCTAAACCAGCCCCCGTCCCTCTTCAGGCAGCTCCGCAATCCGGACGCGAATCCCCTCACCTTCAAAAAGTCGAAGCACTTTCGGATCCGCCCGGCTATCGGTGACAAGGAAATCCAGCTTCCGGACCGGCGCAAAGATAAACGGGCTCTTCTTCTCGAGCTTACTGGAGTCGCAGACCACGCAAACATTCTCCGCACGTGGAATCAAACGCTCCTTCAGCACCGCCTGCCCCGGGTTGACCTCCGAGGCACCCATTTCGTGATGCAATCCATCGACCCCCACAAAGAGCCACTTGATCATGAAACGCTTCAAGGCGTCTTCTGCCATCGCGCCCACATAGGAACGGGAACGTTCCTCGTAATTTCCACCGGTACAGATCAGGTCATATTCGGGACGCCCTCCCAAGGCCACGATCACATGGTGCGCATTCGTCAGAATCGTCAGCGGAACCGCGGGCAGATAGTCAGTCATGGTCAGTACCGTCGAACTCGCATCCATGAAAATCGTGTCCTTCGGCTCAATTAAACGAACAGCCTCGCGGGCAACAACGGACTTTTCAAACCGGCTCACCGACTGGCGCGCCGGCAGCGGCAGATCATGCCGCGAATCACTCACCCCGGTCGCACCCCCATGGATACGTACGATACGCTTTGCCCCAGCCAGCGCCTCAAGGTCTTTGCGTATCGTCTCATTCGTCACGCCAAAGGCAGACGCCAAGTCCAAACTACGCACCGAACCCTCAGACTCAATCCGCCTTAAAATCAACTCCTGACGCTTCGATGGCAGCATGGTGCAAAAAAAATTCCACCTCTGAATCAATACACAAAATTGGAATTCACAAGCGTTGAAGTTGGATATCCTTGGGATTTCACATCAGTCAAGCTCACATTCCAAAGCAATACACAAGAATTAGCACAAGAATCCGTCTCCGACTTGCGGAACACAACCATATATATCCCATATCTCATTATTTATTAATGACTTGCATAACCAGAAAAACAGATACTACTTTAAATATCACACACCCACCCTGAACCTAAAACCCCAAGAATTACACAATGAACCCCTATGCAGCCGAGTGCCTTGGCACTGCCCTACTCATCCTTTTCGGCAACGGCGTCGTTGCCAATGTCCTCCTCAATAAATCCAAAGGCCAGCATGGTGGCTGGATCGTCATTACCTTCGGCTGGGGTCTGGGAGTGGCTCTTGCGGTCTACGCAGTCGGCCGCGTATCCGGCGCCCACATCAACCCGGCGGTCACCGTGGCGCTGGCATCCATCGGCGCATTTGACTGGGCTCAAGTCCCTGGCTATCTTTTCTCCCAAATGTGCGGTGCCATGATAGGTTCCATTCTGGTCTATTTGACGTACCTGGCGCACTGGAAAGAAACCGATGCACCGGAGCTCAAACTGGCCTGCCACTGCACCGCCCCCGCGATCCGTAAGACCGTCCCGGCCTTCATCAGCGAATTTATCGGCACTGCGACCTTGGTCTTTCTCGTCCTCGCCCTGGGCAAAGTAGCCGACGGAGCCATCTCGGATCAATCCTCCTGGACTGCCGCAGTCGGGACTTGGTTTGGGCCCATGCTGGTCGGCATCCTGGTCCTCGCCATCGGCCTTTCCCTGGGAGGTCCGACCGGATACGCCATCAACCCGGCCCGCGACCTCGGACCCCGCATCGCCCACGCCATCCTGCCCATTGCCGGTAAAGGCAGTTCCGACTGGGCCTATGCCTGGATCCCGGTCGTCGCCCCGCTACTGGGCGGCGTCGCCGGCGCCAAACTCTTCGTCCTTCTGGCACTCTAATAACCAAAACACACAAACCCCACCCATCATGCCTCAGAAAAAATATATCCTCGCTATCGACCAAGGCACAACCAGTTCCCGCTCCATTGTCTTCGACCACGCTGGCGAAATCGTTTCCATCGCCCAAAAGGAATTTCAACAAATCTATCCGAAGCCCGGTTGGGTCGAGCACGACCCGATGGAAATCTGGTCGAGCCAAAGCTCGACGGCCGCCGAAGCGATCTCAAGGGCGGACCTCTCCCGCGATGCCATTGCAGCGGTCGGCATCACCAACCAGCGCGAAACCACCATCGTCTGGGACAAGGAAACCGGCAAACCGGTCTATAATGCGATCGTCTGGCAAGACCGCCGCACGGCCGATTACTGCCGCAAGTTGAAGCAGGACGGTTACGAAAAGATGGTCAGCGAGAAGACCGGACTGCGCCTGGATCCCTATTTCGCAGGAACAAAAGTACGCTGGATCCTTGAGAACGTTCCCGGCGCACGGGCCAAGGCCGAAGCCGGCAAACTGCTCTTCGGCACGGTCGACTCATGGCTCGTTTGGCAACTCACAGGCCACAAGGTGCATGTCACCGACATCACCAACGCCAGCCGCACACTTTTTTACAACATCGACCAGGACGGATGGGACGACGATCTGCTCGAGCTCTTTGACGTCCCCCGCAGCATGCTTCCGGAAATACGTTCCAGCTCCGAGATCTACGGCCATGTGGAAGACAATCTCTATCCCGGAGGAGCACCAATCGCGGGTATCGCCGGTGACCAGCATGCCGCCCTCTTTGGCCAGGCATGCTTTACGCCCGGAATGGCGAAAAACACCTACGGCACGGGCTGCTTCCTGCTCATGAATATGGGCGAAAAGCCCGTCCGCTCAAAGAACAACCTACTGACCACGGTTGCCTGGCGCATCGGAGACAAAACCGAATACGCCCTGGAGGGATCGATCTTTATCGGAGGTGCCGTCGTGCAGTGGATCCGGGACGAGCTTCAACTGGTGCGTACCGCACAGGAGCTCGATCAACTGGCCGACACGGTCGACGATGCGGGCGGCCTCTTCCTCGTGCCCGCCTTCGCCGGCTTGGGCGCCCCGCACTGGGACCCCTATGCACGGGGTGCCGCCGTCGGCATCACCCGCGGCACCAACCGGGCACACTTCTGCCGGGCGGCCCTGGAGTCGATCGCCTTCCAAAGCGCGGATCTCATTACTTCAATGGAAAAAGACAGCGGCTTGAGCCTGAAGGAGCTGCGTGTGGACGGCGGCGCCTGCCGCAGCAACCCACTCCTCCAATTCCAGGCGGATCTCCTGCAAACCGAAGTGCAACGCCCCAAATGCATCGAAACAACCGCACTGGGCGCCGCCTATCTCGCCGGCCTTGCAGTCGGTTACTGGGAAAGCAGGGACGCCATCACCCAGTCCTGGGAGATGGAACGCAAATTCGTACCACAGAAAGATCCCGCCGCCATGGAAGACTTGCGCAAGGGCTGGGACAAGGCGCTGGAGCGCGCGAAGAATTGGGAAGACGTCGTCGACGAATAAGACACCGCCCGAATACACGAAAAATCATCATCACCTGTCTTATGAGAACAATTCAACGCCACATCATCTCCAGCCGCCTTGTCCCCAGCGCTTGCCTGCTGGTCCCCGGACACATGCCGTACCCGGAAGACTGGTGCAACCCAGCCGTCTCAATCTAAGCAAATGACACCCACCACCCCCTGAAAATCATGAAACGTTCCATCTCACTTGATCGCGCCAAGAGCGCTGAAAAACCATTCGACGTCATCGTCATCGGCGGTGGCGCTTCCGGACTCGGAGCCGCGGTCGACGCCGCAGCTCGAGGCCACAGCGTCGCACTCTTCGAACAGTCCGACTTTGCCAAAGGCACCTCCAGCCGCTCCACGAAACTCGTGCACGGCGGGGTCCGCTACCTGCAACAGGGCAATATCTCGCTCGTACTGGAGGCACTCCGCGAACGGGGCAGACTGGCCCAGAACGCACCGCACCTGGTGCGCTCCCAAGCCTTCGTCATCCCGAACTACTCGTGGTGGGAAGGCCCCTTCTACGGAATCGGCATGAAGGTCTACGATCAACTCGCAGGAAAGCTGGGCCTATCCCCGTCACGCCACCTCAGCCGCAAGGAAACCATCGAGAAGATCCCCACCGTCGAGCAGGAGAAGCTCGTGGGAGGGGTCATCTACCATGACGGCCAATTCGACGATTCCCGCCTTGCAGTGAACCTGGCACAAACCGCCGAAGAACTCGGCGCGGCCATGCTCAACTACTGCCGATGCGTCGGACTCGTAAAGGAAAACGGCGTCGTATCCGGCGTCCAAATACACGACCTTGAGAACGACGAAAAGTTCGAGGTAAAG encodes the following:
- the glpK gene encoding glycerol kinase GlpK, which codes for MPQKKYILAIDQGTTSSRSIVFDHAGEIVSIAQKEFQQIYPKPGWVEHDPMEIWSSQSSTAAEAISRADLSRDAIAAVGITNQRETTIVWDKETGKPVYNAIVWQDRRTADYCRKLKQDGYEKMVSEKTGLRLDPYFAGTKVRWILENVPGARAKAEAGKLLFGTVDSWLVWQLTGHKVHVTDITNASRTLFYNIDQDGWDDDLLELFDVPRSMLPEIRSSSEIYGHVEDNLYPGGAPIAGIAGDQHAALFGQACFTPGMAKNTYGTGCFLLMNMGEKPVRSKNNLLTTVAWRIGDKTEYALEGSIFIGGAVVQWIRDELQLVRTAQELDQLADTVDDAGGLFLVPAFAGLGAPHWDPYARGAAVGITRGTNRAHFCRAALESIAFQSADLITSMEKDSGLSLKELRVDGGACRSNPLLQFQADLLQTEVQRPKCIETTALGAAYLAGLAVGYWESRDAITQSWEMERKFVPQKDPAAMEDLRKGWDKALERAKNWEDVVDE
- a CDS encoding MIP/aquaporin family protein; translation: MNPYAAECLGTALLILFGNGVVANVLLNKSKGQHGGWIVITFGWGLGVALAVYAVGRVSGAHINPAVTVALASIGAFDWAQVPGYLFSQMCGAMIGSILVYLTYLAHWKETDAPELKLACHCTAPAIRKTVPAFISEFIGTATLVFLVLALGKVADGAISDQSSWTAAVGTWFGPMLVGILVLAIGLSLGGPTGYAINPARDLGPRIAHAILPIAGKGSSDWAYAWIPVVAPLLGGVAGAKLFVLLAL
- a CDS encoding tRNA (cytidine(34)-2'-O)-methyltransferase yields the protein MLHLVLFNPEIPQNTGNIGRLCAITKSRLHLIHPLGFTITDKHLKRSGMDYWHSLDVHHHEDWESFRVSPFAPRRLWLFTTKADHVYWDVSYAEDDGLVFGNEGHGAPEWLHTEMEGQRLTIPHANTDLRSLNLSTAAGIATYEALRQLR
- a CDS encoding diacylglycerol kinase, which translates into the protein MNSEEIDPKAYKNTGVKRLFKALYYSFEGIASSFKHEAAFRQEALLACVLIPLSFLLRVELTHHLFLVGSVLLILIVELLNSGIEAVVDDISMKNRPLAKRAKDMGSAAVLIALLNCFICWVSVIVVNWDRLVS
- a CDS encoding DeoR/GlpR family DNA-binding transcription regulator produces the protein MLPSKRQELILRRIESEGSVRSLDLASAFGVTNETIRKDLEALAGAKRIVRIHGGATGVSDSRHDLPLPARQSVSRFEKSVVAREAVRLIEPKDTIFMDASSTVLTMTDYLPAVPLTILTNAHHVIVALGGRPEYDLICTGGNYEERSRSYVGAMAEDALKRFMIKWLFVGVDGLHHEMGASEVNPGQAVLKERLIPRAENVCVVCDSSKLEKKSPFIFAPVRKLDFLVTDSRADPKVLRLFEGEGIRVRIAELPEEGRGLV